The Apis mellifera strain DH4 linkage group LG16, Amel_HAv3.1, whole genome shotgun sequence genome has a segment encoding these proteins:
- the LOC551871 gene encoding P protein, whose translation MFDDTSEDETGLKTPVVLRKGSRCSRDSVTPSSITSSIILGQIPEEVLRVWSQLPEAIRLDPSLAVFQREYDRVHHTVGGRFTDGAKKDCLVVNMSLEKPLPLRLKNKENDEDVNIQEAQEMKQKPFYRYAKLTILSLCWLIFSLILVIKSEKIESLHQISIPSGQIKSYKMYGEIPRKYISIMLEGSLLPPAKPIEYANISDRYLMIWLELLFNEDNNQFFNGYEEIKNVSDIWVLPILPENLMDIFPGQRHQKIFNLRNMDKNMLEHGEISIKLKTNLESSFAISISYDLSPIDKDDGIIYAALILLGLYVLIIFEIVHRTLAAMLASTMSIAVLATLNERPTMNELISWIDVDTLLLLFSMMILVAVIAETGIFDWLAVYAYKITGGKLWPLVGTLCFFTTLISSFLDNVTTVLLMTPVTIRLCEVMEINPVPILTAMVVYSNIGGAMTPIGDPPNVIITSNHDVINNGIDFSTFTIHMSIGVILVVIVVYAQLRFVFRDMAALKFAEPPDVQELRHEIAIWQRAAASLSSYSKDENLVRETLLKKVQRLLSQLKKKLMTGSGTLERYKTTLEELQEKYPIRDKWLLVKSGFTLIFVITLFFVHSVPNLHLSLGWTALLGVLLLLILADSEDLDGLMARVEWSTLLFFASLFVLMEALSRLGLIAWIGKQTEKIILSVNEESRLAVAILLLLWVSAFASTFVDNVPLSTMMIRIVTTLAQNNELKLPLQPLVWALAFGACMGGNGTLIGATANVVCAGVAEQHGYKFSFIQFFKVGFPIMLTSAMTITMYLMIAHVIFHWNG comes from the exons ATGTTTGATGACACGAGCGAGGATGAAACGGGATTGAAGACGCCAGTAGTGCTGAGGAAAGGATCGCGATGCAGTCGTGATTCAG TAACTCCATCATCTATCACGAGTTCAATAATACTCGGCCAAATCCCAGAAGAGGTGCTCCGTGTTTGGAGTCAACTACCAGAGGCGATACGTTTGGATCCTAGTTTGGCAGTTTTTCAAAGAGAATACGATCGAGTCCATCACACCGTGGGAGGAAG attCACGGATGGAGCGAAGAAAGACTGCCTGGTGGTAAATATGTCTCTGGAGAAACCATTGCCGTTgag attgaaaaataaggaGAACGATGAGGATGTTAATATACAAGAGGCTCAAGAAATGAAACAGAAGCCTTTTTACCGATATGCCAAGCTGACTATATTGAGTCTCTGTTGGTTAATATTCAGC TTAATATTGGTAATCAAAAGCGAGAAGATCGAATCGTTGCATCAAATCTCTATACCCAGTGggcaaataaaaa gtTATAAAATGTACGGTGAAATCCCTAGGAAATATATCAGTATAATGCTGGAAGGATCGTTACTTCCTCCTGCAAAACCAATAGAATACGCAAATATATCGGATAGGTATTTAATGATATGGTTGGAATTATTGTTCAACGAGGAtaacaatcaatttttcaacggaTACGAAGAAATCAAG AACGTAAGCGATATATGGGTTTTACCAATACTTCCCGAAAATCTAATGGACATTTTTCCCGGACAAAGGCATcagaagatatttaatttgagaaatatgGATAAGAA taTGTTAGAGCATGGAGAGATATCGATCAAATTGAAAACTAATCTAGAATCGAGTTTTGCTATTTCCATCAGTTATGATTTATCACCTATAGACAAAGATGATGGGATAATTTATGCTGCGTTAATTTTATTGGGATTATATGTGCTTATAATATTCGAG ATCGTACATAGAACTTTAGCAGCCATGCTAGCTTCGACCATGTCTATCGCTGTATTGGCAACTTTAAACGAG AGGCCAACtatgaatgaattaatatcttGGATAGACGTGGACacgttgttattgttattctcGATGATGATACTTGTTGCCGTGATCGCCGAAACGGGTATATTCGACTGGTTGGCAGTTTACGCTTACAag ATTACTGGAGGAAAGTTATGGCCGCTCGTAGGTACACTATGTTTCTTTACAACGTTAATTTCATCATTCCTAGATAACGTTACGACAGTATTGTTAATGACACCGGTGACCATCAGATTATGCGAAGTAATGGAGATAAATCCTGTGCCGATATTGACAGCGATGGTGGTTTATTCTAATATCGGGGGTGCTATGACGCCAATAGGCGATCCACCCAACGTAATTATTACATCGAATCACGATGTTATCAATAAT gGCATCGATTTCAGTACGTTCACAATACACATGAGCATAGGTGTGATATTAGTAGTGATTGTAGTATACGCTCAACTAAGATTCGTCTTTCGAGATATGGCTGCTCTTAAATTCGCCGAGCCCCCAGATGTGCAG GAATTAAGGCATGAAATTGCTATTTGGCAAAGGGCCGCGGCAAGTTTGTCGAGTTATagtaaagatgaaaatttagtGAGAGAAACTTTGTTGAAAAAAGTTCAACGATTGCTCTCCCAGTTAAAAAAGAAGCTAATGACAGGCAGCGGGACACTTGAGAGGTATAAAACTACGCTTGAGGAACTTCAGGAAaag taTCCTATCAGGGACAAATGGCTGTTGGTAAAATCCGGATTTACATTGATCTTCGTGATCACGTTATTCTTTGTGCACAGTGTGCCAAATCTGCATTTATCATTGGGCTGGACCGCTCTGTTAGGTGTCCTATTACTGTTGATTTTAGCGGATAGCGAGGATTTGGATGGTCTGATGGCGCGCGTGGAATGGAGCACTTTATTATTCTTCGCGTCTTTATTCGTTCTTATGGAG GCTTTGTCGCGATTGGGTTTGATCGCTTGGATAGGAAAGCAAACGGAAAAGATAATTCTATCCGTGAACGAGGAATCACGATTGGCGGTAGCTATACTGCTATTGCTTTGGGTGTCGGCATTCGCGAGCACGTTCGTGGACAACGTGCCTCTTTCAACTATGATGATAAGGATCGTCACTACCTTGGCCCAAAATAACGAATTGAAATTGCCCCTGCAACCATTGGTGTGGGCATTAGCTTTTGGCGCCTGTATGGGAG GAAATGGAACTTTGATTGGAGCTACTGCTAATGTAGTTTGCGCAGGAGTTGCGGAACAACATGGGTacaaattctcttttattcaatttttcaa AGTGGGCTTTCCAATTATGCTGACAAGTGCTATGACAATAACCATGTACTTAATGATCGCTCACGTCATTTTCCATTGGAAcggataa
- the LOC413407 gene encoding transcription elongation factor B polypeptide 3, producing MSVVDKIKHYQRNIEKCDDNEDRVIYCISKLSNLPVTVQHLQDTGVGRTVNGLRKYDGGVGNAAKALVAKWKAMVASEETSEGEVEYEDEACVPDALDSYNINNRESPKSEESSLRHKSEENQKDTYKHKSEKSEMSHNMSHNMSQNMSHNNKYNSKYESKLKMNESQPSISNDVAKNSNNDLEKQKKYDKTKHSHKHESRSDKKSSKDKSAYKKDEIQSAKHHSHNKSDNIEKHSNKSMDSNSLSRINEENHKKRKNYDSNILKKESKRRKYSDSENDEVKFQISSSIEKHNNSIALNTIKIKEEPKDKDVLAKSEIKYEKKDSHEKSKSSYSKSRTDSSNSKLKDNNEKHKHKIEIHTNHNKDETRRSDHSKESSEKHHSSSSSDKHHDKSKDRTKKKDHKGEKNRHENKSNKDSKCMKHGSKEPKDLIKIKQEINGDEGIDCHSGASFAEALGMCTMTHQNLSKKRNNNSPNTSTSKVMKTEQATTINNKKVTAKMEPTSSNLQTPSLLTSNVKLEPLNVDLASTLPEISPNYKPLPYINPVQRKEEDKLLTDVIYVKNQRTKVYSGNKSGYTSVPTLFELCTRVLIENIDALEFTGGVPFDIIKPVLERATADQLFMLEHYNPYLVEDTDELWQYHCNREFRNKQREEMETWRETYMRCLDEREAKLKTLTANIKQSIDKSVPVRSTKLAYVDNVVKPPRNILKKQAKYGTANSVPTTASNLKKKLISGGGPTAATNISVPAPPISRNTKTLKKTKAPLMAKALQLIKGRYKR from the exons ATGTCTGTAGTGGATAAAATTAAGCATTATCagcgaaatattgaaaaatgtgaTGACAATGAAGATAGA gttatttattgtatttcaaaaCTATCTAATTTGCCAGTAACGGTGCAACATCTTCAAGATACTGGTGTAGGACGTACTGTAAATGgtttaagaaaatatgatgGTGGTGTAGGAAATGCTGCTAAAGCACTTGTAGCAAAATGGAAAGCAATGGTTGCTAGTGAAGAAACTAGTGAAGGTGAAGTTGAATATGAAGATGAAGCATGTGTTCCTGATGCACTTGACagctataatataaataatcgtgaATCCCCAAAATCTGAAGAGAGTTCTTTAAG acataaaagtgaagaaaatcaaaaagataCCTATAAACACAAGTCAGAAAAGTCTGAAATGTCACATAATATGTCACATAATATGTCACAAAATATgtcacataataataaatataattcaaaatacgaatccaaattaaaaatgaatgaatctcAACCAAGTATAAGTAATGATGTtgctaaaaattcaaataatgatttagaaaaacaaaaaaaatatgataaaactaAACATAGTCATAAACATGAATCAAGAAGTGACAAGAAATCTTCAAAAGATAAAAGTGCctataaaaaagatgaaatacaAAGTGCTAAACATCATAGCCATAATAAAtctgataatattgaaaaacacTCTAATAAATCTATGGATAGTAATAGCTTATCTAgaattaatgaagaaaatcataaaaaacgaaaaaattatgattcaaatattcttaaaaaagaaagtaaacgAAGGAAATATTCAGATAGTGAAAATGATGaagttaaatttcaaatatcttctAGTATTGAAAAGCATAATAATAGTATCgcattaaatacaattaaaataaaagaagagccCAAGGATAAAGATGTATTAGctaaaagtgaaattaaatatgaaaaaaaagattctcatgaaaaatcaaaaagcaGTTATAGCAAATCTCGAACTGACTCATCTAATagcaaattaaaagataataatgagaaacataaacataaaattgagATACATACAAATCATAATAAAGATGAAACTAGACGAAGTGATCATTCTAAGGAATCTTCAGAAAAACATCACAGTAGTTCCTCTAGTGATAAGCATCATGATAAAAGTAAAGATAGGACTAAAAAAAAGGATcataaaggagaaaaaaatagacatgaaaataaaagcaataaaGATTCAAAATGTATGAAACATGGATCAAAAGAACCTAaggatttgataaaaataaaacaagaaattaatGGTGATGAAGGCATTGATTGCCACTCTG GTGCTAGCTTTGCAGAAGCATTAGGTATGTGTACAATGACAcatcaaaatttatcaaaaaaacgtaataataattctccaaATACAAGTACATCTAAAGTGATGAAAACAGAACAAGCAactactataaataataagaaagtcACAGCGAAAATGGAACCAACAAGTAGCAATTTacaa aCTCCATCCCTTTTAACatcaaatgtaaaattagAGCCATTAAATGTAGATTTAGCATCTACATTACCTGAAATTAGTCCAAATTATAAACCACTGCCATATATTAATCCAGTTCAGCGTAAGGAAGAAGATAAACTTCTTACAGATGTAATCTATGTTAAAAATCAAAG aacaaAAGTATATTCAGGAAATAAATCTGGTTATACGAGTGTACCAACTTTATTTGAGCTATGTACAAGAGtattgatagaaaatattgatg caCTTGAATTTACGGGTGGCGTGccttttgatataataaaacctGTTCTGGAACGTGCAACAGCTGATCAACTTTTTATGTTGGAACACTACAATCCCTATTTAGTTGAAGATACAGATGAATTGTGGCAATATCACTGTAATCgtgaatttagaaataaacaaagagaagaaatggaGACATGGCGTGAGACATATATG CGATGTTTAGATGAAAGAGAAGCAAAATTGAAAACACTTACAgctaatataaaacaatcaaTAGATAAATCTGTTCCTGTAAGATCTACTAAACTTGCATATGTAGACAACGTTGTTAAACCTCcgagaaatattcttaaaaaacaaGCTAAATATGGTACTGCTAATTCTGTACCTACCACTGCatctaatttaaagaaaaaattaatcagcgGCGGAGGACCTACAGCTGCTACAAATATATCTGTTCCGGCACCACCTATATCTCGTAACACAAAAACAT TGAAGAAAACAAAAGCACCACTCATGGCGAAagcattacaattaataaaaggtCGTTATAAACGGTAG